A window of Pedobacter lusitanus contains these coding sequences:
- a CDS encoding alkene reductase, whose protein sequence is MMTLNEKLLAPLVTPSITFRNRVVMAPMSRRRSVNGVPGPSAPLYYSQRAGAGLIIAENSAVASNGIGYLNAPGIYNSKQKEAWKKVADEVHKKGGKIFIQLVHSGRIGHPLNHEGEAMLVAPSAIRANETIRTLSDPHAPIPEPLALSTTEVQALVESHVQAAVSAIAIGFDGVEIHGAHGFLPEQFLHPHTNHRTDRYGGSIAGRSRFLLEIMEGVVAAIGKERTGIRLSPFATLNDLPAYAEETATHQYITDALQQLDILYIHLSDQSAGGNPPIPIAYIQDIRKRFRNLLILAGGFTAESAETMLQTGLADLIAFGRPFIANPDLVERFRHNTALTEGNEHTYYTGGDCGYIDYPAIY, encoded by the coding sequence ATGATGACTTTAAATGAAAAATTACTGGCACCGCTGGTTACACCATCCATTACCTTTCGCAACCGCGTTGTCATGGCTCCAATGAGCAGAAGACGATCAGTAAATGGGGTTCCAGGTCCATCTGCACCCCTTTATTACAGTCAGAGAGCCGGCGCGGGTTTAATCATTGCCGAAAACAGCGCTGTAGCATCCAATGGTATCGGTTATCTGAATGCACCGGGTATTTACAACAGCAAGCAAAAAGAGGCCTGGAAAAAAGTAGCTGACGAAGTTCACAAAAAGGGCGGAAAGATTTTTATTCAGCTGGTACATTCCGGCCGTATCGGGCACCCGCTCAATCACGAAGGAGAAGCAATGCTCGTTGCCCCCTCAGCTATCAGGGCAAATGAAACTATCAGAACCCTTTCAGATCCGCATGCACCAATACCAGAACCACTGGCTCTAAGTACAACAGAAGTACAAGCTCTGGTAGAATCTCATGTACAGGCAGCGGTCAGCGCTATAGCTATTGGTTTTGATGGTGTAGAAATACACGGAGCTCATGGTTTTTTGCCTGAGCAGTTTCTTCACCCACATACTAATCACAGAACAGACCGGTATGGAGGTAGTATTGCAGGGCGCAGCCGTTTCCTGCTGGAAATCATGGAAGGCGTGGTTGCAGCCATTGGTAAGGAGCGTACAGGCATCAGGCTCTCCCCTTTTGCTACACTCAATGATCTGCCTGCTTATGCGGAAGAAACTGCTACACACCAGTACATAACCGATGCATTACAGCAACTGGACATACTTTATATCCATCTTTCCGATCAGTCAGCAGGCGGAAATCCACCTATACCAATAGCATATATTCAGGACATCCGTAAACGCTTCCGTAATCTGCTGATATTAGCCGGTGGATTTACAGCAGAATCTGCAGAAACCATGTTACAGACCGGCCTGGCCGATCTTATCGCCTTTGGCAGACCTTTTATTGCCAACCCTGATTTAGTAGAAAGATTCCGGCATAACACAGCTTTAACTGAAGGAAATGAGCACACTTATTATACAGGTGGTGATTGCGGTTATATTGATTATCCGGCTATTTATTAA
- a CDS encoding D-glycero-alpha-D-manno-heptose-1,7-bisphosphate 7-phosphatase → MNKAIFLDRDGVLNHEINDYICRVEDFEVLEYQIPPLKKLFDEGYLLVVITNQGGIGLQRYTEDTLADMHEILFNKFEEQGAEIIHAYYCPHHPSVNGECECRKPKSGMLLEAIAEYNIDPSLSVMIGDKPRDVEAANGAGVKGILITPDEQIDYHKIKAVLEGTSA, encoded by the coding sequence ATGAATAAAGCAATTTTTTTAGACCGTGATGGGGTCCTTAATCATGAGATCAATGATTACATCTGCAGAGTAGAAGATTTCGAAGTGCTGGAATATCAGATTCCCCCGTTAAAAAAACTATTTGACGAAGGATATCTGCTGGTGGTGATCACCAATCAGGGAGGAATTGGTTTACAGCGTTATACTGAAGATACACTGGCCGATATGCATGAGATCCTGTTCAATAAATTTGAAGAACAAGGTGCAGAAATTATCCATGCCTATTACTGCCCGCATCACCCAAGTGTAAATGGTGAATGTGAATGCCGTAAGCCTAAATCAGGCATGTTGCTGGAAGCTATTGCTGAATATAATATCGACCCGTCATTGTCGGTAATGATAGGGGATAAACCCAGAGATGTAGAGGCTGCTAATGGTGCAGGAGTTAAGGGTATCTTAATCACTCCTGATGAGCAAATAGACTATCATAAGATCAAAGCTGTTCTGGAAGGAACATCTGCATAA
- a CDS encoding MATE family efflux transporter, producing the protein METQKTIKLAIPLIIGELSQIVLHIIDMAMVGELSYKHLAAASLVMNVINIPFIIGIGIAMAIAQTVSNANGSHDGQKISHYLFNGFILCLLTSIVICTGLELSSGILLHLGQDKEVVALAVPFMRVMCYSTIPMLLFIGLQQFTDGLEKTRTAMIISLMALPVNIFFNWLLILGNLGFPRLELMGAAWGTFITRIIVFTAMALVICFTPFYRRYIAVRKRQWVIKWATIKELLTLGIPCGLQIGMEFGAFAVSAIVIGTMGAMQLAAHQIAISCVSFTFIFFTGLAEAGSIRISNAYGGLNWKKGYAIGKGTLLTALTFGAFCAAVLFLIRPFIPLLFTENNQVLVLAGTLILYAALFQIPDAIQTITAGLLRGIKDVIIPTGLIAVAYWIIGLPVGYYLAIPMNMGPTGIWVGFLIGLSISSILLLSRLKKKLITEESP; encoded by the coding sequence ATGGAAACCCAGAAAACAATAAAACTGGCCATACCACTTATTATCGGTGAACTTTCACAAATAGTATTACACATTATAGATATGGCCATGGTTGGGGAGCTTAGTTATAAGCATCTCGCAGCCGCATCTTTAGTGATGAACGTAATTAATATTCCTTTTATCATAGGGATAGGAATAGCTATGGCTATTGCACAGACTGTATCTAATGCGAATGGAAGTCATGATGGTCAGAAAATATCCCATTATCTGTTCAATGGTTTTATACTATGTCTTTTAACAAGTATCGTGATCTGTACAGGATTAGAATTAAGCAGTGGTATCCTGCTGCATTTAGGTCAGGATAAAGAAGTCGTCGCTTTAGCCGTTCCATTTATGCGTGTCATGTGTTATTCCACTATTCCAATGCTGCTTTTTATAGGTCTTCAGCAATTTACTGATGGACTGGAAAAAACACGTACTGCCATGATTATCTCTTTGATGGCCCTGCCGGTAAATATCTTTTTCAACTGGCTGCTCATTTTAGGAAATCTGGGTTTCCCCAGACTGGAATTAATGGGTGCAGCATGGGGTACCTTTATAACCCGCATCATTGTTTTTACCGCGATGGCTTTAGTCATCTGTTTTACTCCTTTTTACAGACGCTATATTGCAGTCAGAAAAAGACAATGGGTAATTAAATGGGCAACCATTAAAGAACTCCTGACTTTGGGTATCCCCTGCGGATTACAGATAGGAATGGAATTCGGGGCATTTGCCGTTTCTGCTATTGTAATAGGAACAATGGGTGCAATGCAACTGGCTGCTCATCAGATAGCCATAAGCTGTGTTTCCTTTACGTTTATATTTTTTACCGGTCTGGCAGAAGCAGGATCAATCCGGATCAGTAATGCTTATGGCGGCCTGAACTGGAAAAAGGGTTATGCTATTGGTAAAGGAACTTTACTGACAGCTCTGACATTTGGTGCCTTCTGTGCTGCTGTGCTATTCCTGATCAGACCGTTCATCCCATTATTGTTCACTGAAAACAACCAGGTACTGGTTCTGGCAGGCACCTTGATTTTATATGCCGCATTATTTCAGATCCCGGATGCCATACAAACGATTACAGCAGGTTTATTAAGAGGAATTAAAGATGTGATTATCCCTACCGGTCTGATTGCTGTAGCCTATTGGATAATCGGCCTTCCGGTTGGCTATTACCTCGCTATACCCATGAATATGGGCCCTACAGGGATCTGGGTTGGTTTTCTGATCGGTTTAAGTATATCATCCATCCTTTTATTATCCAGATTAAAGAAAAAGCTGATCACTGAAGAAAGCCCGTAA
- the gltB gene encoding glutamate synthase large subunit, whose amino-acid sequence MEQIEENQGLYDSSFEHDACGIGFVAHVKGRKSQQIISDAITILENLDHRGACGAEINTGDGAGIMIQVPHEFLYDECLKIGFSLNQPGDYGVGMLFLPKDVRAREECREVIYRAAEKLNLEILGFRRVNTNTEGIGDMALSVEPEMEQVFVARPDQIAAGADFERKLYVFKNYLTKTILNTVKGIKTDFYIASFSSRTIVYKGQLTSMQVRTYFTELSDKRVVSAFGLIHSRFATNTFPSWRLAQPFRYIAHNGEINTLQGNLNWFRASVKSFASSYFTAEELNILLPVIDETQSDSGCLDNIIELLLHAGRSLPHVLMMLIPEAWDGNEDMSELKQAFYKFHATLMEPWDGPAAIAFTDGNLIGATLDRNGLRPSRYAITKDDHVIMASESGALALDQSQVIEKGRLTPGKMFVVDMEQGRIISDDEIKTTVCSQRPYADWLNQYQIRLEELSDPRVVFTGLSQESMFKYQQVFGYSREDIDLILKPMAIEAKEPIGSMGTDIPLAVLSQKPQHLSSYFKQLFAQVTNPPIDPIREKVVMSLAGFMGNNGNLLEEHAMQCHCVGIKHPILTNLELEKVRSIDTGVFQSKTLQTYFRADGKPGSLAKGLERLCRYAVDAVEDGFQVIVLSDRALDSEHAAIPSLMAVSAVHHHLIRKGHRGAVGIVVEAGDVWEVHHFACLIGFGATAVNPYLALETISGFEAESGLKAEKLIQNYIYAVNSGLLKIFSKMGISTLQSYHGAQIFEILGIHKSVVDSYFSGAVSRIGGLGLDEIAREALIKHSRVFGKSTRPDMLLPTGGNYKWRRKGEQHLFNPQTIHLLQNATRKNDYGVYKQYSKLVNEQTKQAYTIRGLFEFNYNREPVPLTEVEPVEAILKRFATGAMSFGSISHEAHSTLAIAMNRIGGKSNTGEGGEDELRYELLPNGDSMRSSIKQIASARFGVTSNYLTNADELQIKMAQGAKPGEGGQLPGHKVDDWIAKVRHATPGVGLISPPPHHDIYSIEDLAQLIFDLKNANRAARINVKLVSKAGVGTIAAGVAKAHADVILVSGFDGGTGASPLTSIQHAGLPWELGLAEAHQTLVKNRLRSRVVVQTDGQLKTGRDIAIATLLGAEEWGVATAALVTSGCIMMRKCHLNTCPVGVATQDPELRKLFTGDADHVVNLFRFLAEELRETMAELGFRTVEEMVGQADALSLRTIDDADWKLKNLDLSAILYKAPDNGLSLYNTEKQDHGISNVLDHQLIEASQPALLNKEPVFKEFKVKNTDRAIGTMLSNEVSKIYKGTGLPPDTINFKFNGSAGQSFGAFATRGISLELEGEGNDYVGKGLSGARLSVYPFREVTYVPEQNIIIGNVALYGATSGELFARGLAGERFAVRNSGATAVIEGLGDHGCEYMTGGEVLVLGNTGSNFAAGMSGGVAWIYDVNGDFPNKCNKEMVDLDPLNEEDEMRINSLLKKHIQLTGSKLAEFILSDWATQSAHFIKVFPKEYKAVLLKRSNKVKTS is encoded by the coding sequence ATGGAACAAATTGAAGAAAATCAGGGCTTGTACGATTCAAGCTTTGAGCACGATGCTTGCGGTATTGGTTTTGTTGCCCACGTAAAAGGACGAAAGTCACAGCAAATAATATCTGATGCCATTACTATTCTGGAGAATCTTGACCATCGGGGGGCTTGCGGCGCCGAGATTAACACTGGTGATGGTGCCGGGATTATGATACAGGTTCCACATGAATTCTTATATGATGAGTGTCTGAAAATCGGATTCAGCCTGAATCAGCCTGGTGACTATGGCGTAGGGATGTTATTTCTGCCTAAAGACGTTCGGGCAAGGGAAGAATGCCGCGAAGTAATTTATCGTGCTGCTGAAAAACTAAACCTGGAAATCCTGGGATTTAGAAGAGTTAATACCAATACAGAAGGTATTGGAGACATGGCGCTATCTGTAGAGCCTGAAATGGAGCAAGTATTTGTAGCGAGACCTGACCAGATCGCTGCCGGTGCTGACTTTGAACGTAAACTATATGTATTCAAAAATTACCTGACTAAAACTATTCTGAATACAGTTAAAGGAATTAAGACTGATTTTTATATCGCTTCTTTTTCTTCTCGTACTATAGTTTACAAGGGTCAGCTGACCTCCATGCAGGTTCGTACTTATTTCACAGAGCTAAGTGATAAAAGAGTTGTCTCTGCTTTCGGGTTAATCCACTCGAGGTTTGCCACCAATACATTTCCTTCATGGAGATTAGCGCAGCCTTTCCGTTATATCGCCCATAATGGCGAAATTAACACCTTACAAGGCAATTTAAACTGGTTCCGGGCAAGTGTAAAATCTTTTGCCTCGAGCTATTTCACTGCCGAAGAATTAAATATCCTGCTGCCAGTAATTGATGAGACACAATCTGATTCTGGTTGTCTGGATAATATTATTGAATTGTTGCTGCATGCCGGCCGTTCTCTGCCACATGTACTGATGATGCTGATTCCCGAGGCCTGGGATGGTAATGAAGACATGAGTGAGCTTAAACAGGCTTTCTATAAGTTCCATGCTACTTTAATGGAGCCATGGGACGGACCTGCTGCTATTGCTTTTACAGATGGTAACCTGATTGGTGCAACGCTGGATAGAAATGGTTTAAGACCATCAAGATATGCGATCACTAAAGATGACCATGTAATTATGGCTTCTGAATCAGGTGCACTGGCTCTGGATCAGAGTCAGGTGATTGAAAAAGGAAGACTGACACCAGGAAAAATGTTTGTGGTGGATATGGAGCAGGGTAGAATTATCAGCGATGATGAAATCAAAACTACCGTTTGCAGTCAGCGTCCTTATGCTGACTGGTTAAATCAGTACCAGATCCGTCTGGAAGAATTATCTGATCCAAGAGTTGTATTTACCGGACTTTCTCAGGAGTCTATGTTTAAATATCAGCAGGTATTCGGGTATAGCAGAGAAGATATTGATCTGATCTTAAAACCGATGGCTATTGAAGCTAAAGAGCCTATAGGCTCTATGGGAACTGATATTCCTCTGGCTGTTTTATCTCAGAAACCTCAGCATCTTTCTTCGTATTTCAAACAGTTGTTTGCGCAGGTAACCAATCCGCCAATTGATCCGATCAGAGAGAAAGTGGTTATGAGTCTGGCTGGTTTTATGGGTAACAATGGTAATCTGCTGGAGGAACATGCGATGCAGTGTCATTGTGTGGGCATTAAACATCCGATCTTAACCAATCTTGAACTGGAAAAAGTAAGAAGTATAGATACAGGAGTATTTCAGTCTAAAACACTGCAAACTTATTTCAGGGCAGATGGCAAACCCGGCTCACTGGCCAAAGGTTTGGAGCGTCTGTGCCGTTATGCGGTTGATGCGGTTGAAGATGGTTTCCAGGTTATTGTGTTGTCTGACCGTGCACTGGACTCTGAACATGCTGCTATTCCATCATTAATGGCTGTTTCGGCTGTGCATCACCATTTAATCCGTAAAGGTCACCGTGGAGCTGTAGGAATTGTAGTGGAAGCAGGTGATGTGTGGGAAGTTCATCATTTTGCCTGTTTAATTGGTTTTGGAGCTACGGCTGTAAATCCTTATCTGGCATTGGAAACTATTTCTGGTTTTGAAGCAGAAAGCGGTCTTAAAGCAGAAAAGCTGATTCAAAATTATATATATGCAGTAAATAGTGGTTTGTTGAAAATATTCTCTAAAATGGGTATTTCCACACTGCAATCTTATCATGGTGCACAGATATTTGAAATACTGGGTATCCATAAAAGTGTGGTAGACAGTTATTTCAGTGGTGCTGTCTCAAGAATCGGCGGACTGGGTTTGGACGAAATTGCCAGAGAGGCGTTAATTAAGCATAGCCGTGTGTTTGGTAAATCAACACGTCCTGATATGCTGCTGCCTACTGGTGGGAATTATAAATGGAGAAGAAAAGGGGAACAGCATTTATTTAACCCGCAAACGATCCATCTATTACAGAACGCGACACGCAAAAATGACTATGGCGTTTACAAACAATATAGTAAACTGGTTAATGAACAAACCAAACAGGCTTATACGATTCGTGGTTTGTTTGAATTTAATTATAACCGTGAGCCTGTTCCATTGACTGAAGTTGAACCTGTTGAAGCTATATTAAAACGTTTTGCTACCGGAGCGATGTCTTTCGGGTCTATTTCACATGAAGCACACTCTACTTTAGCCATCGCGATGAACCGTATTGGTGGAAAAAGTAATACCGGTGAAGGTGGTGAAGATGAGCTGCGCTATGAATTGCTGCCTAATGGAGATTCTATGCGCTCGTCAATCAAACAGATTGCTTCTGCGCGCTTTGGGGTAACGAGTAACTATCTGACTAATGCAGATGAATTACAGATCAAAATGGCTCAGGGTGCTAAACCTGGAGAAGGTGGTCAGTTGCCGGGGCATAAAGTAGACGACTGGATTGCAAAAGTAAGACATGCTACGCCAGGTGTTGGTCTGATTTCTCCGCCTCCGCATCATGATATTTATTCTATTGAAGATCTGGCACAGCTGATCTTTGATCTGAAGAATGCAAACAGGGCGGCAAGGATTAATGTAAAACTGGTTTCCAAAGCTGGTGTTGGTACCATCGCTGCTGGTGTGGCCAAAGCACATGCTGACGTGATCCTGGTATCTGGTTTTGATGGTGGAACCGGTGCTTCGCCGCTAACCTCTATTCAGCATGCAGGTTTGCCATGGGAATTAGGTCTGGCAGAAGCACATCAGACACTGGTTAAAAATCGTTTACGCAGCAGGGTCGTTGTACAAACTGATGGCCAGCTGAAAACAGGAAGAGATATTGCTATCGCAACTTTACTGGGTGCTGAAGAATGGGGTGTGGCTACGGCTGCATTAGTTACTTCGGGTTGTATTATGATGAGAAAGTGCCATCTGAATACTTGTCCGGTTGGTGTGGCCACGCAAGATCCGGAATTAAGAAAACTGTTTACCGGTGATGCAGATCATGTAGTGAATCTTTTCCGCTTTCTGGCAGAAGAACTGCGTGAAACCATGGCCGAGTTAGGTTTCAGAACTGTTGAAGAAATGGTTGGACAGGCAGATGCATTGAGCCTGCGTACAATAGATGATGCAGACTGGAAACTGAAAAACCTTGATCTTTCTGCCATTTTGTACAAAGCACCTGATAATGGTCTTAGCTTGTATAATACGGAGAAACAGGATCATGGTATCAGTAACGTACTGGATCATCAGCTGATTGAGGCTTCTCAGCCTGCTTTATTGAACAAAGAACCGGTTTTCAAAGAGTTTAAGGTTAAAAATACTGACCGTGCAATTGGTACAATGTTATCTAACGAAGTATCTAAAATCTATAAAGGAACAGGTTTGCCTCCTGATACGATCAACTTCAAATTCAATGGTTCAGCAGGACAGAGCTTTGGTGCATTTGCAACCAGAGGTATTTCACTGGAACTGGAAGGTGAAGGAAATGATTATGTTGGAAAAGGGCTTTCCGGAGCGCGTTTATCAGTGTATCCTTTCCGTGAGGTAACTTATGTACCGGAACAGAACATCATTATTGGTAATGTAGCTTTATATGGGGCTACTTCGGGCGAATTATTTGCCAGAGGCCTGGCAGGCGAGCGTTTTGCAGTCAGAAATTCCGGAGCTACTGCTGTAATTGAAGGTCTGGGGGATCATGGTTGTGAATACATGACAGGTGGTGAAGTGCTTGTGCTGGGAAATACAGGTAGTAATTTTGCTGCTGGTATGAGTGGTGGAGTAGCCTGGATATATGATGTTAATGGTGATTTTCCTAATAAGTGTAACAAGGAAATGGTAGATCTGGATCCTTTGAATGAGGAAGATGAAATGCGGATTAACAGCTTGCTTAAAAAACATATCCAGCTGACTGGTAGTAAACTGGCAGAGTTTATATTAAGTGACTGGGCAACACAATCGGCTCATTTTATTAAGGTATTCCCTAAAGAATACAAAGCGGTTTTATTAAAAAGAAGTAATAAAGTTAAGACATCATAA
- the fsa gene encoding fructose-6-phosphate aldolase, translated as MKFFIDTANLEQIKEAQDLGVLDGVTTNPSLMAKEGISGDQKVIDHYKAICAIVDGDVSAEVISTDFENIIKEGEALAKLDPKIVVKVPMIKDGVKAIKYFSSKGIRTNCTLIFSSGQALLAAKAGATYVSPFLGRLDDIGTDGLQLIEDIRLIFDNYGYATEILAASIRGPLHIINCAKLGADVMTGPLSAILGLLKHPLTDNGLATFLADHKKAAEAQA; from the coding sequence ATGAAATTTTTCATTGACACGGCTAATCTTGAGCAAATCAAAGAAGCACAGGATCTTGGTGTATTAGATGGTGTAACGACCAATCCCAGCCTTATGGCTAAAGAAGGTATTTCAGGCGATCAGAAGGTTATCGATCATTACAAAGCAATTTGTGCTATCGTTGACGGAGATGTAAGTGCTGAAGTTATCTCTACAGATTTTGAGAATATTATCAAAGAAGGTGAAGCATTAGCTAAACTTGATCCGAAGATCGTAGTTAAAGTTCCAATGATAAAAGACGGTGTTAAAGCCATCAAATATTTCTCTTCAAAAGGCATCAGAACCAACTGTACACTGATCTTCTCTTCCGGACAGGCTTTATTAGCTGCTAAAGCAGGTGCTACTTATGTATCTCCTTTCCTTGGCCGCTTAGATGATATAGGCACTGACGGTTTGCAGTTAATCGAAGACATTCGTTTAATATTTGACAATTACGGTTATGCAACAGAAATTCTGGCAGCATCTATCCGCGGACCATTACACATCATCAACTGCGCTAAATTAGGTGCTGATGTGATGACTGGCCCATTATCTGCTATTTTAGGTTTATTAAAACACCCATTAACAGATAACGGACTGGCTACATTCCTTGCTGATCATAAAAAAGCTGCTGAAGCTCAGGCTTAA
- a CDS encoding DUF1772 domain-containing protein, protein MSLNNLTQITAILLTGLIAGLLYGYDCSVIRGLGALQNKNFLTAFQSINKEILNPYFFISFMGTLLLLPLATWLNYHSGGLSNTFYFLLAATLIYAIAVFGVTIFGNVPLNNTLSQFDIEKASPAELMSMRHHFEASWNALHHIRTYAAILAFLAAILSLLKNS, encoded by the coding sequence ATGTCGCTTAACAATTTAACCCAAATTACAGCCATCCTGCTTACAGGATTGATAGCAGGATTACTTTATGGTTATGACTGCTCAGTAATCAGAGGCCTCGGAGCCCTGCAAAACAAAAATTTCCTCACTGCTTTTCAGTCCATCAATAAAGAAATACTTAACCCTTATTTCTTTATCAGTTTCATGGGAACCTTGTTGTTACTTCCACTGGCCACCTGGCTAAACTATCATTCAGGAGGTTTATCAAATACTTTTTATTTCCTGCTTGCAGCGACTCTGATTTATGCAATAGCGGTTTTCGGAGTGACTATCTTTGGCAATGTTCCGCTAAACAATACTTTAAGTCAGTTTGATATCGAAAAAGCATCACCAGCCGAACTTATGTCTATGAGACACCATTTTGAAGCCAGCTGGAATGCACTGCATCATATCCGAACCTATGCTGCTATACTGGCTTTTCTTGCGGCTATCCTTTCCTTATTGAAAAATTCTTAA
- a CDS encoding helix-turn-helix domain-containing protein: MNQKQLYQPFELYVSDMECWNERPLVYHFFEIVQILEGSGVRTTNSNDFSYKKGSIFLFTPLDCRGFDIRTTTRFCSIRFSEVFLGQFKHAQDRERISRWLRQLEHIFSHHNRFQEVLIKRPGDCHLISSLINNMVEEYTHKQPYHEENLQHLVTLILNIIARNVSDSTAITATESEPLINRILLHIAQHISAPEKLRVGFLAAHFNLSANYVSEYFRKFTGESLRNYITNYKIRLIQQRLTFSGFTISQIADELGFADESHLSRQFKKYHGMSPFEYRKHTKTGLNCKIFK; this comes from the coding sequence ATGAATCAAAAACAGTTATATCAGCCCTTTGAGTTATATGTTTCAGATATGGAATGCTGGAATGAGCGTCCGCTGGTTTATCATTTCTTTGAGATTGTGCAGATTTTAGAAGGAAGTGGGGTGCGTACTACAAATAGTAATGATTTTAGTTATAAAAAAGGGAGTATATTTCTTTTTACACCATTGGATTGCAGGGGATTTGATATCAGAACGACTACGCGTTTCTGTTCTATCCGTTTCTCAGAGGTCTTTCTCGGGCAGTTTAAACATGCCCAGGACCGGGAAAGGATCTCACGCTGGCTCAGGCAACTGGAACATATTTTTTCTCATCATAACCGTTTTCAGGAAGTATTGATTAAACGACCGGGAGATTGTCATTTGATTAGCTCGCTGATAAACAATATGGTAGAAGAGTATACGCATAAACAACCTTATCATGAAGAAAATCTGCAGCACCTGGTGACACTTATCCTGAATATTATAGCGCGTAATGTATCGGACAGTACTGCTATTACAGCAACAGAATCAGAACCGCTGATTAACAGGATTCTGCTTCATATTGCACAGCATATCAGTGCGCCTGAAAAACTAAGGGTCGGATTTCTTGCCGCTCATTTTAATCTTTCTGCAAATTATGTCAGTGAGTATTTCAGGAAGTTTACGGGCGAAAGTCTGCGCAATTATATTACAAATTATAAAATACGTCTGATACAGCAACGTCTTACTTTTAGCGGATTCACAATCAGTCAGATTGCTGATGAATTAGGCTTTGCAGATGAAAGTCATTTGAGCAGACAATTTAAAAAGTATCATGGGATGAGCCCGTTTGAGTATAGAAAACATACCAAAACAGGACTTAATTGCAAGATCTTTAAATAA